A stretch of the Planktothricoides raciborskii GIHE-MW2 genome encodes the following:
- a CDS encoding helix-turn-helix domain-containing protein: MSSPTSNPTHIGTTEAAQYLGISTVRLRILLQQGRVRGAEKQGRNWVIPLFNGMPVIEERGKGPKGTWYKRRRQVETCILVNRQIIGKNAKENENEPPIVVKEGKNQYNCHELEINGPCRLVYTPHETGPCGARLWIEAAAHVPVIRKTFATYQPVNQPVSQPVKAPFEL; encoded by the coding sequence GCAATCCAACCCATATCGGCACCACCGAAGCCGCCCAATACCTAGGTATTTCCACCGTGAGACTCCGCATCCTACTCCAGCAAGGGCGGGTAAGAGGAGCCGAAAAGCAAGGCCGCAACTGGGTTATCCCCTTATTTAACGGAATGCCGGTCATCGAAGAACGCGGCAAAGGCCCGAAAGGCACCTGGTACAAGCGCCGCCGCCAAGTTGAAACCTGCATCTTGGTCAACCGGCAAATTATTGGCAAAAACGCCAAAGAAAACGAGAACGAGCCGCCGATTGTGGTCAAAGAAGGCAAAAATCAGTACAACTGCCACGAACTAGAAATTAATGGCCCATGCCGCCTGGTGTACACCCCCCATGAAACTGGCCCCTGTGGTGCTCGCCTGTGGATTGAAGCAGCGGCTCATGTGCCAGTAATCAGAAAGACTTTTGCTACCTATCAGCCGGTCAATCAGCCAGTCAGTCAGCCGGTTAAAGCCCCTTTTGAGCTTTAG
- the ftsH gene encoding ATP-dependent zinc metalloprotease FtsH, with the protein MNGFWKIWIDKLKATSAVLGDRTSSGQKTDRPWANLPLKRLSSLVASLIIAQGAILATPALAQKSAKESLTYGELLEKIDAGEVQKVVLDPAKGNATVTLKDSAEHQVTLFERYPELFQKIRVANRDGERVKLDIQPSADRAEALGIVANLLLITLLVGGLVMILKRSSQVGNQAMSFGKSRARFHMEAKTGVTFDDVAGIEEAKEELQEVVTFLKQPDRFTAVGAKIPRGVLLVGSPGTGKTLLGKAIAGEAGVPFFSISGSEFVEMFVGVGASRVRDLFHKAKENAPCIVFIDEIDAVGRQRGAGIGGGNDEREQTLNQLLTEMDGFEGNSGVIVIAATNRPDVLDLALLRPGRFDRQVVVDLPGYNGRLGILQVHARNKKLSSDVSLEAIARRTPGLAGADLANLLNEAAILTARRRKDAITPEEIDDAIDRVTIGLKLTPLLDSKKKRIIAYHEVGHALLMTVLKNSDSLNKVTIIPRSGGIGGFAQPVPNEEMIDSGLVTRAWLMDRITMALGGRAAEDLVFGDAEVTNGASGDIQMVAKIAREMVTRYGMSDLGPLALEIEQGEVFLGRDLMARSEYSEAVAIQIDRQVHEIVSHCYQEAQRILNEHRHVMEKLVEILLEQETIEGEQFRAIVSQYTNLPKQQLTSAVLSS; encoded by the coding sequence ATGAATGGTTTTTGGAAAATATGGATCGATAAGCTGAAGGCAACTTCGGCAGTTTTAGGCGATCGCACCTCTTCTGGGCAGAAAACCGATCGGCCCTGGGCAAACTTACCGTTAAAACGGTTGAGTTCATTGGTGGCCAGTTTAATCATTGCTCAAGGAGCGATTTTGGCAACCCCAGCCCTGGCGCAAAAAAGTGCGAAAGAAAGCCTAACCTATGGCGAACTTTTAGAAAAAATTGACGCTGGAGAAGTCCAAAAGGTCGTGCTGGATCCGGCTAAGGGCAATGCCACTGTCACTTTAAAGGATTCTGCGGAACATCAAGTCACTCTGTTTGAGCGATATCCAGAGCTATTTCAAAAAATCCGGGTTGCCAATAGAGATGGGGAACGGGTTAAGTTAGATATTCAGCCCTCAGCCGATCGCGCTGAAGCCCTGGGTATTGTCGCTAACTTATTGCTGATTACGTTATTAGTGGGCGGCTTGGTGATGATCCTGAAACGGTCATCACAAGTAGGCAACCAAGCGATGAGTTTTGGTAAATCCAGAGCTCGCTTTCACATGGAAGCGAAAACCGGGGTGACTTTTGATGATGTGGCGGGAATTGAAGAGGCCAAAGAAGAACTCCAGGAAGTAGTGACATTCCTCAAACAACCGGATCGGTTTACAGCGGTGGGGGCGAAAATCCCCAGAGGGGTGTTGTTAGTCGGTTCCCCAGGAACGGGAAAAACCCTACTGGGCAAGGCGATCGCGGGAGAAGCGGGGGTGCCGTTTTTCAGTATTTCTGGTTCTGAGTTTGTGGAGATGTTCGTTGGGGTCGGGGCTTCACGGGTCAGAGACTTATTCCACAAAGCCAAAGAAAATGCCCCTTGTATTGTCTTTATTGATGAAATCGATGCGGTCGGTCGGCAGCGTGGTGCGGGAATTGGCGGGGGGAATGATGAACGAGAGCAAACTCTCAACCAGTTGCTCACAGAAATGGACGGTTTTGAGGGCAACAGCGGCGTGATTGTGATTGCTGCCACCAACCGCCCGGATGTGCTGGATCTGGCTTTGTTGCGACCGGGACGGTTTGACCGACAAGTGGTTGTGGATTTGCCCGGTTACAACGGTCGCCTGGGGATTTTGCAGGTTCATGCTCGGAATAAAAAACTCTCTAGCGATGTATCTTTAGAGGCGATCGCCCGTCGGACTCCGGGATTAGCGGGGGCTGACTTGGCCAACTTACTCAACGAAGCGGCCATTCTCACTGCCCGTCGGCGCAAAGACGCTATTACACCAGAGGAAATTGACGATGCTATTGACCGAGTAACCATTGGTTTAAAATTAACGCCTCTCCTGGATAGCAAGAAAAAGCGGATTATCGCTTATCACGAAGTCGGCCATGCCCTATTAATGACCGTATTAAAAAATTCTGACTCCTTAAATAAAGTCACCATTATTCCTCGTTCCGGAGGAATTGGTGGTTTTGCTCAACCAGTCCCCAATGAGGAGATGATTGATAGTGGCTTAGTCACCCGTGCGTGGCTGATGGATCGAATTACTATGGCCTTGGGTGGTCGCGCAGCGGAAGATTTGGTATTTGGGGATGCGGAAGTGACCAACGGCGCCAGTGGCGATATTCAAATGGTAGCCAAAATTGCGCGAGAAATGGTAACTCGTTATGGAATGTCTGACCTCGGTCCGTTAGCCCTAGAAATAGAACAGGGTGAGGTGTTTCTGGGTCGAGACTTGATGGCGCGATCGGAATATTCCGAAGCGGTAGCCATTCAAATCGATCGCCAAGTCCATGAAATAGTCTCCCACTGCTATCAAGAAGCGCAGCGAATTCTGAACGAGCATCGCCACGTTATGGAAAAACTGGTGGAAATTCTCTTAGAGCAAGAAACCATTGAAGGAGAACAATTCCGAGCAATTGTTTCTCAATACACAAACTTGCCGAAGCAGCAATTAACCTCAGCAGTTCTTTCCTCGTAG
- a CDS encoding Fur family transcriptional regulator — MKVKRTRSQDRILTLLKSLQQAVSAQDIYVEMRQRDQAVGLATIYRSLEALKLEGVVQVRTLSNGESVYSCIKEDRHHLTCLHCGDSIAIDECPVHDLETELEKLHHFKVFYHTLEFFGMCDRCQLGSNPHQQ, encoded by the coding sequence ATGAAAGTTAAACGCACCCGTTCTCAGGATCGAATTCTCACTCTCCTGAAAAGTCTTCAGCAAGCGGTTTCGGCTCAAGATATCTATGTGGAAATGCGCCAACGAGACCAAGCCGTTGGCTTGGCAACTATATATCGATCTTTAGAAGCGTTGAAACTTGAAGGGGTTGTACAAGTGAGGACTTTGAGTAACGGTGAGTCTGTTTATAGTTGCATTAAAGAAGATCGTCATCATTTAACTTGCTTACATTGTGGGGATTCGATCGCCATTGATGAATGTCCGGTTCACGATTTAGAAACGGAACTGGAAAAATTACATCATTTTAAAGTTTTTTATCATACCCTGGAATTTTTTGGGATGTGCGATCGCTGTCAGCTAGGTTCCAACCCCCATCAACAATAA
- a CDS encoding plasmid pRiA4b ORF-3 family protein: protein MKTDSEFIYQIQVTLKDSDPPIWRRIQVPSHITLYRLQRVMQIVMGWENSHLHEFIINGTSYGESHPEYGLEMKTERRAKLDDLVPTENTEFIYKYNLDEEWEHLMLVEKILAPTPKVHYPLCLEGERACPPEDCGGILGYKDLLEILQNPEDPEYESTVEWLGDFDPNAFDLEAINHELKHIR from the coding sequence ATGAAAACTGACAGTGAGTTTATTTATCAAATACAAGTAACCCTAAAGGATAGTGACCCACCGATTTGGAGAAGAATCCAAGTTCCCAGTCATATCACCCTGTATAGATTGCAGCGTGTGATGCAAATTGTCATGGGTTGGGAAAATTCTCATCTCCATGAATTTATTATCAATGGCACTTCCTATGGTGAATCTCACCCAGAATATGGCTTGGAGATGAAAACCGAAAGACGGGCGAAGTTAGACGATCTGGTTCCCACAGAAAACACGGAGTTTATTTACAAATATAATCTCGATGAAGAATGGGAACATCTTATGTTGGTGGAAAAAATTCTTGCCCCAACTCCAAAAGTGCATTACCCTCTCTGTTTAGAAGGAGAACGGGCTTGTCCTCCAGAAGATTGTGGGGGTATTCTTGGTTATAAGGATTTGTTAGAAATTCTGCAAAACCCAGAAGATCCCGAATACGAAAGCACTGTGGAATGGCTAGGAGATTTTGATCCCAACGCTTTCGATCTCGAAGCAATCAATCACGAGTTGAAACATATTCGTTAG
- the pdxA gene encoding 4-hydroxythreonine-4-phosphate dehydrogenase PdxA — MTPNIETAEMKLPAPRLALTLGDPAGIGPEVILKALSKLTKLDEITVVGSRQILQQTYQQLRASTITMQKAIDPEQLQMIDIDIDVDKITPGMGNAASGAASFAYLETAIAHTLAGEFDAIVTGPIAKHCWKAAGHHYPGQTELLAERAGVNRFGMLFVAKSPHSGWTMRTLLATTHIPLRQVPDTLNPDLLSRKLDLFVECLEQNFGIQTPKIAISGLNPHSGENGQLGTEEKDWLIPWLEEMRDRYPHVQLDGPIPPDTLWVKPAQTWFGTGNYGHDGYLALYHDQGLIPVKLMAFDRAVNTTIGLPFLRTSPDHGTGFDIAGKGLANGASMKAALELAMDIVPHNSAAQKKG; from the coding sequence ATGACGCCAAATATAGAGACTGCCGAGATGAAGCTGCCAGCCCCTCGACTGGCTTTGACCCTGGGGGATCCAGCGGGAATTGGCCCAGAGGTGATTCTCAAAGCGTTAAGCAAGTTGACAAAATTAGACGAAATTACCGTGGTGGGAAGTCGGCAGATTTTGCAGCAGACTTATCAGCAGCTAAGGGCTTCTACTATTACGATGCAGAAGGCGATTGATCCAGAACAGCTACAGATGATCGATATTGATATCGATGTAGATAAAATAACCCCCGGTATGGGTAATGCGGCAAGTGGGGCGGCTAGTTTTGCTTATCTGGAAACCGCGATCGCCCATACTCTAGCAGGAGAATTTGACGCGATAGTCACAGGCCCGATCGCCAAACATTGCTGGAAAGCTGCCGGTCATCATTATCCCGGACAAACGGAACTCTTAGCCGAACGCGCTGGAGTCAATCGGTTCGGGATGTTATTTGTGGCTAAGTCCCCCCATAGTGGCTGGACAATGCGGACATTGTTAGCGACCACCCATATTCCCCTGCGTCAAGTTCCGGACACCCTCAACCCAGATTTATTAAGTCGAAAATTAGACTTATTTGTGGAATGCTTAGAGCAAAACTTTGGCATTCAAACACCCAAGATTGCCATTTCTGGTTTAAATCCTCACAGTGGCGAAAACGGACAATTGGGTACGGAAGAAAAAGACTGGTTAATTCCCTGGTTGGAGGAAATGCGCGATCGCTATCCTCATGTCCAACTCGATGGCCCAATTCCTCCCGATACCCTCTGGGTGAAACCGGCACAAACTTGGTTTGGTACAGGCAATTATGGCCATGATGGTTACTTAGCATTGTATCACGATCAAGGGTTAATTCCGGTTAAATTAATGGCCTTTGATCGAGCAGTGAATACAACAATTGGTTTACCATTTCTTCGCACCTCTCCCGATCATGGCACTGGCTTTGATATTGCCGGAAAAGGGTTAGCAAATGGGGCAAGTATGAAAGCTGCTTTAGAGTTAGCGATGGATATTGTACCACATAACTCTGCAGCACAGAAAAAGGGTTGA
- a CDS encoding D-alanyl-D-alanine carboxypeptidase, translating to MALITGCTPQAEPPQNSSSPPLPNSSAPQTPQPEPPKAPPKPLLVSPDNPDPTTNAKIQQYINNLAAQGFAATDQGVWMQSGTTLLANHQGTVPLSAASVTKIATTIAVLQTFGPEHQFSTVISATGPIENGQLNGDLVIQGGEDPFFVWEEAIALGNVLNQIGIKKITGNLIITGKFYMNYELDPEASGNLLKLGLNSNIWPEEAETQYLTLPPDTPRPQIEIQGAVQVIPAPPANLQPLVRHYSKPLGELVKLMNMYSNNMMADMLANAVGGPQIVAQKAAQAAEVSPQEIQLINGSGLGEENRISPRAACGMFLALERYLQPYNMTIADVVAIVGQDLGVLESRNIPKFSIIKTGSLDRVSTLAGVIPTQNQGNICMAIMNIGGELDGFRNQQDNLLQGLLTQWGSVASPPPEVSPTAWKNGKNSKSEIIKPSGT from the coding sequence TTGGCATTAATCACTGGATGTACCCCCCAAGCAGAACCTCCTCAAAATAGTTCTTCTCCCCCGCTCCCCAACTCCTCTGCTCCCCAAACTCCGCAACCAGAACCCCCGAAAGCACCGCCTAAACCCTTACTCGTATCCCCAGACAACCCAGATCCAACCACCAACGCCAAAATCCAGCAATATATCAACAATTTAGCCGCCCAAGGATTTGCCGCAACGGATCAAGGGGTTTGGATGCAGTCGGGTACAACTTTATTAGCCAATCATCAAGGAACCGTCCCCCTCTCTGCCGCTTCCGTCACCAAAATCGCCACCACGATCGCCGTATTACAAACCTTTGGCCCCGAACATCAATTTAGCACCGTAATTTCTGCCACTGGCCCTATAGAAAATGGCCAACTCAATGGAGATTTAGTCATTCAAGGCGGTGAAGACCCATTTTTTGTCTGGGAAGAAGCGATCGCCCTTGGCAACGTCCTCAACCAAATCGGCATCAAAAAAATCACCGGCAACCTAATCATCACCGGCAAATTTTACATGAACTATGAATTAGACCCCGAAGCCTCCGGCAACCTCCTCAAACTCGGACTGAATAGCAACATTTGGCCAGAAGAAGCGGAAACTCAATATCTCACCTTACCTCCAGACACCCCAAGACCCCAAATAGAAATTCAAGGGGCGGTCCAAGTCATCCCCGCACCTCCGGCAAACCTTCAGCCCCTAGTCCGCCACTATTCCAAACCCCTGGGCGAACTGGTCAAACTAATGAATATGTACAGCAACAACATGATGGCGGATATGCTGGCAAACGCCGTCGGTGGCCCACAAATCGTCGCCCAAAAAGCCGCCCAAGCCGCCGAAGTTTCCCCTCAAGAAATTCAACTCATCAACGGTTCTGGCTTAGGAGAAGAAAATCGCATTTCCCCTCGCGCTGCTTGTGGAATGTTTCTCGCCTTAGAGCGTTATCTTCAACCTTATAACATGACGATCGCCGATGTGGTTGCCATTGTCGGCCAAGACTTAGGAGTATTAGAAAGCCGCAACATTCCCAAATTTTCTATTATTAAAACTGGCAGCCTAGATCGTGTCAGTACCTTAGCGGGAGTCATCCCCACCCAAAATCAGGGCAATATCTGCATGGCAATTATGAACATCGGCGGCGAACTTGATGGTTTTCGCAATCAACAAGACAACTTACTTCAAGGACTTTTAACTCAATGGGGATCCGTCGCATCACCCCCACCAGAAGTCAGTCCTACCGCTTGGAAAAACGGCAAAAACTCAAAATCAGAAATTATCAAACCATCCGGGACTTAA